The Candidatus Binatus sp. genome includes a window with the following:
- a CDS encoding ABC transporter ATP-binding protein codes for MSDQTTNNDGSNAINVRDLRRRFGQQQVLDGVTLDIPAGQITTIVGPSGSGKTVFLKHLNLLLRPDSGQIVIDKIDVTRLRGAAVNAVREKFGMLFQAGALFDSMSVFDNVAFPLVEKTDMARSEIEHRVLETLKAVGLEGMERKYPSQMSGGMQKRAALARALVRRPKILMLDEPTTGLDPSRTGAIHDLIRRTQKNFELTAVMVSHDVPAVFEVSDRVAFLHRGKTHLNGAVDEVMAADDDVFKRFLAGKASGDENEALAG; via the coding sequence ATGAGCGATCAAACGACGAATAACGACGGCAGCAACGCGATCAATGTCCGCGACCTGCGCCGTCGCTTCGGCCAGCAACAGGTTCTCGACGGCGTCACGCTCGATATTCCCGCCGGTCAGATCACCACGATCGTCGGACCGAGCGGATCGGGCAAAACCGTCTTTCTGAAGCATCTGAATTTGCTCCTGCGGCCCGACTCAGGCCAGATCGTGATCGATAAAATCGACGTCACCCGGCTCCGCGGCGCGGCGGTCAACGCGGTGCGCGAGAAATTCGGGATGCTCTTTCAGGCCGGTGCGCTGTTCGACTCGATGAGCGTGTTCGACAACGTCGCGTTTCCGCTGGTCGAGAAAACCGACATGGCGAGATCTGAAATCGAGCATCGCGTGCTGGAAACTCTGAAAGCCGTGGGCCTCGAAGGGATGGAGCGCAAATATCCCTCCCAGATGAGCGGCGGGATGCAGAAGCGGGCGGCGCTCGCGCGCGCGCTCGTCCGCCGGCCCAAAATCCTGATGCTCGACGAACCCACGACCGGGCTTGATCCCAGCCGCACAGGTGCTATTCACGACTTGATTCGCCGCACCCAGAAAAATTTCGAGCTGACGGCTGTGATGGTGAGCCACGATGTGCCAGCGGTGTTTGAAGTATCCGATCGGGTCGCGTTTCTTCATCGCGGCAAGACTCATCTAAACGGCGCCGTGGACGAAGTGATGGCCGCCGATGACGACGTATTCAAGCGCTTCCTCGCGGGCAAGGCTTCCGGCGACGAGAATGAAGCCCTCGCGGGCTGA
- a CDS encoding phospholipid-binding protein MlaC — protein sequence MNTQSSNSPRFPRSINPRGATLTLLLILVVATILPIASARAAVDPITTVQNTVNQSLTVLRDKQTPLAQRQDQLRSIVAGTFEFTEMGKSALGYHWRQITPEQQKEFTSVFVSFIQDSYLSKISDYRGPDYQVNFLGARSDGPGFAQVNTDIIRAGKDPIHVNYRLQKQGDEWKIYDVTVDAISIIANYRNQFNRVMNNQGYATLINDLKGKQASLAARLATR from the coding sequence ATGAATACGCAATCTTCAAACTCGCCGCGGTTCCCGAGGTCGATTAATCCGCGTGGCGCAACGCTGACGCTACTCCTGATACTCGTCGTCGCCACGATTCTGCCGATAGCATCCGCGCGCGCCGCCGTCGATCCGATCACCACGGTGCAGAACACCGTCAATCAGTCCTTGACCGTGCTCCGCGACAAGCAGACGCCGCTCGCGCAGCGCCAGGATCAACTTCGCAGCATCGTCGCCGGCACTTTTGAATTCACCGAGATGGGCAAATCCGCGCTCGGCTACCATTGGCGCCAAATCACGCCCGAGCAGCAGAAAGAGTTCACCTCCGTTTTCGTGTCGTTTATCCAAGACTCCTACCTGAGCAAGATTTCCGATTATCGCGGGCCCGATTACCAAGTAAATTTTCTCGGCGCCCGCAGTGACGGTCCCGGGTTCGCGCAGGTCAACACCGATATCATTCGCGCGGGCAAGGATCCCATCCACGTGAACTACCGGCTGCAGAAGCAGGGCGACGAATGGAAGATCTACGACGTCACGGTGGACGCGATCAGCATCATCGCGAACTACCGCAATCAATTTAACCGCGTCATGAATAACCAAGGATACGCGACCCTGATCAATGACCTCAAAGGCAAGCAGGCGTCGCTCGCGGCGCGGCTCGCCACCCGCTGA
- a CDS encoding dienelactone hydrolase family protein, which produces MASPDILTREASYKGAACEIKAFIAEPAGGGPCPAVIVIQEWWGLNDHIRDVARRFAREGYFAIAPDLYSRQGNKVAAEPNLAAELMGGLKKEDGIADLKSTLTWMRAQKQTQQSRIGVTGYCMGGSYAMLLPCESKEISASAPFYGEIPSDEKLRDLGCPIFYAYGENDGWIQRADVDRLAAALKKFSKAGEVKVYDGCSHGFFNDTRTDVYAPGEAKDAWERTLKLFKANLSG; this is translated from the coding sequence ATGGCATCTCCGGACATCCTGACGCGAGAGGCGAGTTACAAGGGCGCGGCGTGCGAGATCAAGGCATTCATCGCGGAACCGGCGGGGGGCGGACCGTGCCCTGCGGTGATCGTGATCCAGGAATGGTGGGGGCTGAACGATCATATCCGCGACGTCGCGCGGCGTTTTGCGCGCGAAGGATATTTTGCGATCGCGCCGGATCTTTATTCGCGCCAGGGAAACAAGGTCGCTGCGGAGCCGAATCTCGCGGCCGAACTGATGGGCGGTCTGAAAAAGGAAGACGGCATCGCGGATCTGAAATCGACGCTGACCTGGATGCGCGCGCAGAAGCAGACGCAGCAATCGCGGATCGGCGTGACCGGCTATTGCATGGGCGGCAGCTACGCGATGCTGCTGCCGTGCGAGAGCAAAGAGATATCGGCGTCGGCGCCGTTTTACGGCGAGATCCCGAGCGACGAGAAGTTAAGGGATCTCGGGTGTCCGATCTTTTACGCATACGGCGAGAACGACGGATGGATTCAGCGCGCAGACGTCGATCGGCTCGCCGCAGCGCTGAAAAAATTCAGCAAGGCGGGCGAAGTGAAAGTTTACGACGGATGCTCGCACGGATTTTTCAACGATACGCGCACCGATGTGTACGCCCCTGGGGAGGCGAAAGACGCGTGGGAGCGCACGCTCAAGTTGTTCAAAGCAAATCTGTCGGGATGA
- a CDS encoding VacJ family lipoprotein, with the protein MTRCPKPAGDAGALRTLVAALIIAGFSFAAPARAQNAAPLGTPQQPSASAPLPGENNQGGYDDPLAPFNEKMFTFNLKLDDWILRPVASGYAAIAPQPVRESVGRFFENARVIPRFANNLFQLKLAEAGGEVARFGINSTLGVVGLFDPADEWFGIKEHPNDFGLTIRYYDIPTGPYVMLPVLGPSTIGDAIGIAADGAMDPISYFVPFYVSIAVSVGRKGIDAVNYRSLHLDLFEQADRYAIDLYGAVQDAYLQTRMHDVKVLHEERW; encoded by the coding sequence ATGACTCGTTGTCCGAAACCAGCCGGAGATGCCGGCGCGCTCCGAACGCTTGTCGCAGCGTTGATCATCGCGGGCTTTAGCTTTGCCGCGCCGGCCCGCGCCCAGAATGCTGCCCCGCTCGGAACTCCTCAGCAACCGTCTGCGTCCGCGCCGCTTCCCGGCGAGAACAACCAGGGCGGCTACGACGATCCGCTCGCGCCCTTCAACGAAAAGATGTTCACCTTCAACCTGAAGCTCGACGACTGGATCCTGCGTCCCGTCGCCAGCGGCTATGCCGCGATTGCGCCCCAACCGGTCCGCGAAAGCGTCGGCCGCTTCTTCGAAAACGCCCGCGTCATCCCGCGCTTCGCCAATAACCTCTTCCAGCTCAAGCTGGCCGAGGCGGGAGGCGAGGTTGCGCGCTTCGGAATCAATTCCACATTGGGCGTCGTCGGACTGTTCGATCCCGCCGACGAATGGTTCGGCATCAAGGAGCATCCCAACGATTTCGGACTCACGATTCGCTACTACGATATCCCGACCGGGCCATACGTGATGCTCCCGGTCCTCGGGCCTTCGACGATCGGCGACGCGATCGGCATCGCCGCCGACGGTGCGATGGATCCGATCAGCTACTTCGTCCCGTTCTACGTTTCGATCGCAGTCAGCGTCGGCCGCAAGGGCATCGACGCGGTGAACTACCGATCACTGCATCTCGACCTGTTCGAGCAGGCCGATCGTTATGCGATCGATCTGTACGGCGCGGTTCAGGATGCGTACCTGCAAACCCGCATGCATGACGTAAAGGTCCTGCACGAAGAGCGATGGTAG
- a CDS encoding outer membrane lipid asymmetry maintenance protein MlaD, translating to MYASRTTQFIVGIFAILGIVALAILSFSLGKISLVEQPGYTLYANFDNIAGLKTGNQIELAGVEIGKVAKIGLHDARARVALRIQKGVQIDNDAIAGVKSAGLLGDKYVSIALGPGDKILKDGDIIRETQSSFVLEDAIGQVINNIGSGGGSKESEQGADKSPPAEKPAPTAKEKGK from the coding sequence ATGTACGCAAGCCGCACCACTCAATTCATCGTCGGGATCTTCGCTATCCTGGGAATAGTCGCGCTCGCGATTCTCTCCTTCTCGCTTGGCAAGATTTCGCTGGTCGAACAACCGGGGTACACGCTTTACGCCAATTTCGATAACATTGCTGGCTTGAAAACCGGCAATCAGATCGAACTGGCCGGCGTCGAGATCGGCAAGGTCGCCAAAATCGGCCTGCACGACGCTCGCGCGCGGGTCGCTTTGCGCATCCAGAAAGGCGTCCAGATCGACAACGACGCCATCGCCGGCGTCAAGAGCGCCGGACTGCTCGGCGACAAGTACGTTTCGATAGCGCTTGGCCCCGGCGATAAAATACTCAAGGACGGCGACATCATCCGCGAGACGCAATCGTCATTCGTGCTCGAAGATGCGATCGGCCAGGTAATCAACAATATCGGCAGCGGCGGCGGCAGCAAGGAATCCGAGCAGGGTGCGGACAAGAGCCCGCCTGCCGAAAAGCCCGCCCCAACCGCGAAGGAAAAAGGTAAGTAG
- the lpdA gene encoding dihydrolipoyl dehydrogenase, with protein sequence MANARYDLVVIGSGPGGYVAAIRASQLKMRVAVIERDRPGGVCLNWGCIPSKALLNSAGAMDTIRGAAKEHGIEVGEVRFDFAKVIARSRAAADKLARGVSFLLKKNKVDYFEADAAITGPNSVALKPVEGKAPPAAASLEGERILIAAGSGERLFPGMKIGDGVITSKEALVLDRLPASVIVIGAGAIGLEFGYFYNAFGSTVTIVELEKQMLPGFDSELAEELRRAFVKRKVTVMLGHGYKSMARSGDLWSVTVNADGIDKSIEAEAVLVAVGRTPLSKNIGLEKLGIEVERGGFIKINDSFQTTVPSIYAIGDVIRPPLLAHKASAEGIAAVEIMAGVREPGFDLLSIPGCIYCQPEVATVGLSEADAKARGIEVKVGKIPFRTNGKAVAIGEAEGFVKIVATKKYGEVIGCQIIGHGATDIISEVVLGKTLETTTAEIGKTVHPHPTMSEAIMEAALAAEGEAINF encoded by the coding sequence TTGGCAAACGCACGCTATGACCTGGTGGTGATCGGCTCGGGACCCGGCGGATACGTGGCGGCGATTCGCGCCAGCCAGCTAAAAATGCGGGTCGCGGTGATCGAGCGCGATCGCCCCGGCGGCGTCTGCCTTAACTGGGGATGTATCCCGTCGAAGGCGCTGCTCAACTCGGCGGGCGCGATGGATACGATTCGCGGCGCGGCGAAGGAGCATGGAATCGAAGTCGGCGAGGTGCGCTTCGACTTCGCCAAGGTGATTGCGCGCTCGCGCGCCGCGGCCGACAAGCTCGCGCGCGGCGTGAGCTTCCTGCTGAAGAAGAACAAGGTCGATTATTTCGAGGCCGACGCGGCGATCACCGGGCCCAATTCGGTCGCGCTCAAGCCGGTCGAAGGCAAGGCGCCGCCCGCCGCCGCGTCGCTCGAAGGCGAGCGGATTCTGATCGCGGCGGGATCGGGCGAGCGGCTCTTTCCGGGCATGAAAATCGGCGACGGCGTGATCACCAGCAAGGAAGCGCTGGTGCTGGATCGCCTGCCGGCGAGCGTGATCGTGATCGGCGCCGGCGCGATCGGCCTCGAGTTCGGATACTTCTACAACGCTTTTGGCTCGACGGTGACGATCGTCGAACTCGAAAAGCAGATGCTGCCCGGCTTCGACTCGGAGCTTGCCGAAGAACTGCGCCGGGCGTTCGTCAAACGCAAAGTTACAGTGATGCTGGGGCACGGCTACAAGTCGATGGCGCGGAGCGGCGACCTGTGGTCAGTCACGGTGAACGCCGATGGCATCGACAAATCGATCGAGGCGGAGGCGGTGCTGGTTGCGGTCGGGCGCACTCCTCTCAGCAAAAATATCGGACTTGAAAAACTCGGGATCGAGGTCGAGCGCGGCGGCTTCATAAAAATCAACGATTCGTTTCAGACGACGGTGCCGAGCATCTATGCGATCGGCGACGTGATTCGCCCGCCACTGCTGGCGCATAAGGCGAGCGCCGAAGGAATCGCGGCGGTGGAAATAATGGCAGGTGTGCGCGAGCCGGGCTTCGATTTGCTGTCGATTCCGGGATGCATCTACTGCCAGCCGGAAGTCGCGACGGTCGGGCTTAGCGAGGCGGACGCAAAAGCGCGCGGGATCGAGGTGAAAGTCGGCAAGATTCCATTTCGCACAAACGGCAAGGCGGTCGCGATCGGCGAGGCCGAGGGCTTCGTGAAGATCGTTGCGACGAAAAAGTATGGCGAGGTGATCGGATGCCAGATTATCGGTCACGGCGCGACCGATATTATTTCCGAAGTGGTGCTCGGCAAGACGCTCGAAACGACGACCGCCGAAATCGGCAAGACGGTGCATCCTCATCCAACGATGTCAGAAGCGATCATGGAAGCGGCGCTGGCGGCCGAGGGCGAGGCGATCAATTTCTGA
- the lipB gene encoding lipoyl(octanoyl) transferase LipB, which produces MGRTLRVASLGIVDYDAALGLQTELLEARIADEIEDTLLLLEHPHVFTLGRGADERFIVAKPDAVPIRRVSRGGQVTYHGPGQLVGYPILKLDGRARDVSKYLRSLEQAMIEALANFGIEANRREGLTGVWVGARKIGSIGVGIRRWVTYHGFALNVSTDLSFFDSIVPCGIEGCEMTSMAALKNREVSIDEFRIAMRDSFQRVFGYGSMIEMKEGNGRRDPKPHEVSGFPWR; this is translated from the coding sequence GTGGGGCGGACATTGCGGGTGGCGAGCCTCGGAATCGTCGATTACGACGCGGCGCTCGGCTTGCAGACCGAGTTGCTGGAGGCGCGAATCGCAGACGAGATCGAGGATACGTTGCTGCTGTTGGAGCATCCGCACGTGTTCACGCTGGGGCGCGGCGCCGACGAACGATTCATCGTGGCGAAACCGGACGCAGTGCCGATACGGCGCGTATCGCGCGGCGGGCAGGTGACTTATCACGGGCCCGGGCAATTAGTAGGCTATCCGATTCTGAAGCTGGACGGGCGCGCGCGCGACGTCTCGAAATATCTGCGCAGTCTCGAGCAAGCGATGATCGAGGCGCTCGCCAATTTCGGCATCGAGGCAAATCGGCGCGAGGGTCTGACCGGCGTGTGGGTCGGCGCGCGGAAGATCGGTTCAATCGGAGTTGGTATCCGGCGCTGGGTGACGTATCACGGTTTCGCGCTGAATGTGAGTACCGATTTGAGTTTCTTCGATTCTATCGTGCCGTGCGGAATCGAGGGCTGTGAAATGACGTCGATGGCGGCGCTCAAGAATCGCGAGGTTTCGATCGACGAGTTCAGAATCGCGATGCGCGACAGCTTCCAGCGCGTGTTCGGCTATGGATCGATGATCGAAATGAAAGAAGGGAACGGAAGAAGAGATCCGAAACCTCACGAGGTTTCGGGCTTCCCGTGGCGATAG
- a CDS encoding alpha-ketoacid dehydrogenase subunit beta, translating into MAQISYREALRQALGEELERDERVFIMGAEVGYFGGGFRVSDGLLATYGDRRVRDMPNSAAAIVGAGIGAALGGLKPVIELTSRDANALAISSMLAMAAGSRPRAQGRAKVPIVIRVTILRGDETDALDAQSVEGFFVNSDTVRVAAPATPADAKGLLKSAIRGDQPVIFVEHESLYDAVGEVPGDRDLILPFGKANVLREGADLTIVTYSRCVHEAIGAAEMLAKDGIEAELIDLRTLNPLDMTTVVESVKRTRRAMVVCSARPGHADAEIAAQIYRGAYDSLAAPVERVRSAEIVECARRLL; encoded by the coding sequence ATGGCGCAGATCTCGTATCGCGAAGCATTGCGGCAGGCGCTCGGCGAAGAACTCGAGCGCGACGAACGCGTGTTCATCATGGGCGCGGAGGTCGGCTACTTCGGCGGCGGGTTCAGGGTCAGCGATGGATTGCTCGCGACTTACGGCGATCGGCGCGTGCGCGACATGCCGAATTCGGCGGCGGCGATCGTCGGCGCTGGCATCGGCGCGGCGCTCGGCGGGCTCAAGCCGGTGATCGAGTTGACGTCGCGCGATGCGAACGCGCTGGCGATAAGTTCTATGCTCGCGATGGCCGCGGGCAGCAGGCCGCGGGCTCAAGGCAGAGCGAAAGTGCCAATCGTGATTCGCGTAACGATTCTTCGCGGCGATGAAACGGACGCGCTGGACGCGCAATCTGTCGAAGGATTTTTCGTGAACTCGGATACCGTTCGCGTCGCAGCGCCGGCGACGCCAGCCGATGCCAAAGGATTGCTGAAATCCGCGATTCGCGGCGATCAGCCGGTCATTTTCGTCGAGCACGAATCGCTCTACGACGCAGTTGGCGAGGTGCCGGGCGACCGCGATTTGATACTTCCGTTCGGCAAGGCGAACGTGCTGCGCGAGGGCGCGGACTTGACGATTGTCACGTACTCGAGATGCGTTCATGAGGCGATCGGCGCGGCGGAGATGCTCGCCAAGGATGGAATCGAAGCGGAGCTGATCGATCTGCGCACATTGAATCCGCTCGACATGACAACCGTTGTCGAATCGGTGAAGCGGACTCGTCGCGCAATGGTGGTGTGCTCGGCACGCCCCGGACACGCCGACGCGGAGATCGCAGCGCAGATTTATCGCGGCGCTTATGATTCGCTCGCGGCGCCGGTCGAGCGGGTGCGCTCCGCCGAGATCGTCGAGTGCGCCCGCCGGTTACTTTAG
- a CDS encoding tetratricopeptide repeat protein, translating into MLTKRRTNLTWQIRMIALAAVFLAVAGCHRKNADDYLAQGDAAMQATKLPEAEAAYLEAIKVAPNDPRTHIALGNLYVFEHKAGPAQVEFMKVLETDPKNAATHVVLGNLFVDQNQMGSAENQFRAAVILEPERPNHHLQLAEALRKQGKLMEAEAEIRAAIGLVPKDAQAHLALGNLLAAEPGRSAEANVEYDQVRAIDAKLLPAAAVPPAPVAATAPSTMTASTSGGPAKIKPLNKLFLLTKNSSVYENPDVTSHAIGQVRRKKYVHVTGITGEFLQIKMKNGTVGFIPVSAAE; encoded by the coding sequence ATGCTGACGAAACGACGGACCAATCTGACCTGGCAAATTAGAATGATCGCGCTGGCCGCAGTTTTCCTGGCGGTGGCCGGATGCCATCGAAAGAACGCCGATGACTACCTCGCTCAGGGCGACGCCGCGATGCAGGCGACGAAGTTGCCGGAGGCGGAAGCCGCTTATCTCGAGGCAATCAAGGTTGCGCCGAACGATCCGCGGACGCATATCGCGCTCGGCAATCTGTACGTGTTCGAGCATAAGGCCGGTCCGGCCCAGGTCGAGTTCATGAAGGTGCTCGAAACGGATCCGAAAAACGCCGCGACGCACGTGGTGCTGGGAAATCTGTTCGTCGATCAGAATCAGATGGGATCGGCGGAGAATCAGTTCCGCGCCGCGGTGATCCTCGAGCCGGAGCGCCCGAATCATCATCTGCAACTGGCCGAAGCATTGCGCAAGCAGGGCAAATTGATGGAAGCGGAAGCTGAAATTCGCGCCGCGATCGGGCTCGTTCCCAAGGATGCGCAGGCGCATCTGGCGCTCGGCAATCTGCTCGCGGCGGAACCCGGCCGGTCCGCCGAAGCCAACGTCGAATACGACCAGGTAAGGGCAATCGACGCGAAGTTGCTGCCCGCTGCGGCCGTGCCGCCGGCGCCGGTCGCGGCAACGGCGCCATCGACGATGACGGCGTCCACGTCCGGAGGGCCGGCGAAGATCAAACCGCTCAACAAGCTGTTTCTGCTGACCAAGAACTCGTCGGTTTACGAAAATCCGGACGTCACCAGCCACGCGATCGGACAGGTCCGCCGCAAAAAGTATGTGCACGTCACCGGCATCACGGGCGAGTTCCTGCAGATCAAGATGAAAAACGGCACGGTGGGTTTCATCCCGGTATCGGCAGCGGAATAA
- the cofC gene encoding 2-phospho-L-lactate guanylyltransferase, with the protein MRSILIAAKQLELAKTRLASVLPPGERIALADAMFRDVLAAATRSRIADQVAVVSSDRRLLGYARDAGALPIDEEFPRGLNAAVALASAVLKVRGANTVCTVLSDIPLTTADDIDQVFAAMPSGCGAVLVPSGDFSGTNVICRSPADVVATHFGRMSLLRHLDDCRTSDLPAKVLRLARPALDLDVITDLIEFVRAGSSTYTHNHLARLGIADH; encoded by the coding sequence GTGCGCTCGATTCTTATCGCAGCCAAGCAACTCGAACTCGCCAAGACGCGGCTCGCCAGCGTATTGCCGCCCGGCGAGCGGATAGCGCTGGCCGACGCGATGTTTCGCGACGTACTCGCCGCCGCGACGCGTTCGCGCATCGCAGATCAGGTCGCCGTCGTGAGTTCCGATCGCAGGCTGCTCGGCTACGCGCGCGATGCCGGCGCGCTGCCGATCGATGAGGAATTTCCGCGCGGCCTCAACGCCGCCGTCGCGCTCGCGAGCGCCGTACTCAAGGTGCGCGGCGCCAACACCGTATGCACCGTGCTGTCGGATATCCCGCTGACCACTGCCGATGACATCGACCAGGTGTTCGCTGCGATGCCGTCCGGATGCGGCGCGGTGCTGGTCCCATCCGGCGATTTCTCCGGCACCAACGTGATCTGCCGCTCGCCCGCCGACGTTGTGGCGACTCATTTCGGCCGGATGAGCCTGCTGCGCCATCTCGACGATTGCCGCACATCCGATCTTCCAGCTAAAGTGCTGCGACTTGCCCGGCCTGCGCTCGACCTGGACGTCATCACGGATCTGATCGAGTTCGTTCGCGCCGGGTCATCCACCTACACGCATAATCACTTGGCTCGCCTCGGGATTGCCGACCACTAA
- a CDS encoding ABC transporter permease, which produces MSIVILIERLGALVLDGILQLGAFVLFLLNALFYAIVPPYKPRLLIRQIRNIGADSLFLIVLIAAFTGMVLGLQGYNALHRFGSDTALGTVVALILVRELGPVLAALMIAARAGSAMAAELGSMQATEQIDALTVMAINPIQYLVSPRVLAGIVAFPLLTSIFDVIGIWGGYVIGVDLLGAPSGPYFNGIASNLVSHDIAIGLYKALVFGVVVMWVCCYKGYYAERMATGVSRATTEAVVLSSVLILAWDYFLTSVLL; this is translated from the coding sequence ATGTCGATCGTAATTCTGATTGAGCGCCTCGGCGCCCTCGTCCTCGACGGCATCCTCCAGTTGGGTGCGTTCGTCCTGTTCCTGCTGAACGCGCTCTTCTACGCGATCGTGCCACCGTACAAGCCTCGCTTGCTGATTCGCCAGATCCGCAATATCGGCGCGGACTCGCTGTTCCTGATCGTTCTGATCGCCGCCTTCACCGGCATGGTGCTGGGCCTGCAAGGCTACAACGCACTGCATCGTTTCGGCTCGGATACCGCCCTCGGCACTGTCGTCGCGCTGATCCTCGTGCGCGAGCTTGGCCCGGTCCTCGCCGCGCTGATGATCGCCGCTCGCGCCGGCTCCGCGATGGCGGCCGAACTCGGCTCGATGCAGGCGACGGAGCAAATCGACGCGCTGACCGTGATGGCGATCAACCCCATCCAGTACCTCGTCTCGCCGCGAGTGCTGGCGGGAATCGTGGCCTTTCCCTTGCTCACTTCAATCTTCGACGTGATCGGAATCTGGGGCGGCTATGTGATCGGCGTCGATTTGCTCGGCGCTCCCTCCGGCCCGTACTTTAATGGAATCGCATCCAACCTTGTTTCGCACGACATCGCGATCGGCCTCTACAAGGCGCTGGTTTTCGGCGTGGTCGTGATGTGGGTATGCTGCTACAAAGGTTACTATGCTGAGCGGATGGCGACCGGCGTAAGCCGTGCCACTACTGAAGCTGTAGTGTTGTCCAGCGTGTTAATACTTGCTTGGGACTATTTTCTTACTTCGGTATTATTGTGA
- the lipA gene encoding lipoyl synthase gives MAERRHPDWIKVRAPVSPEYFRTKSILGELKLHTVCQEACCPNIGECFSHRTATFMLMGDVCTRNCPYCAVAHGKVRPLDADEPRRIAEAVAKLGLEHVVVTSVDRDDLEDGGAAHFAATARAIKAESPAARVEVLVPDFQGSFASVETVVASPIDVYNHNIETVPSLYRNVRPGGNYARSLAVLRHAKTAARSSGKRMFTKAGVMLGLGESTTELLEVIGDLRGVGCDILTLGQYLRPSKEHIEVARYVTPAEFAELKLEALAMGFHHVEAGPLVRSSYHAWEHVN, from the coding sequence ATGGCAGAACGACGACATCCTGATTGGATCAAGGTGCGCGCGCCGGTATCGCCTGAGTATTTCCGCACCAAGTCGATTCTCGGCGAATTGAAGCTGCATACGGTTTGCCAGGAAGCGTGCTGTCCGAATATCGGCGAATGCTTTTCGCATCGCACGGCCACCTTCATGCTGATGGGCGACGTATGCACGCGCAATTGTCCGTACTGCGCGGTGGCGCACGGCAAGGTGCGGCCGCTCGACGCGGACGAGCCGCGCCGAATCGCGGAGGCGGTCGCGAAGCTCGGCCTCGAGCACGTGGTGGTGACGTCGGTCGATCGCGACGATCTGGAAGATGGAGGCGCGGCGCATTTTGCGGCGACTGCGCGGGCAATCAAGGCCGAGTCGCCGGCGGCGCGGGTCGAAGTGCTGGTGCCGGATTTCCAGGGATCGTTTGCGAGCGTCGAGACCGTCGTCGCTTCGCCGATCGACGTTTATAATCACAATATCGAGACGGTGCCGAGCCTGTATCGCAACGTTCGTCCCGGCGGCAACTATGCGCGATCGCTCGCGGTGCTGCGCCATGCGAAGACGGCGGCGCGATCATCGGGCAAGCGGATGTTCACCAAGGCCGGCGTGATGCTGGGGCTGGGCGAATCGACTACGGAACTACTCGAGGTGATCGGCGATTTGCGTGGCGTCGGATGCGACATCCTGACGCTCGGGCAGTATCTCAGGCCCTCGAAGGAGCATATCGAGGTGGCGCGCTACGTCACGCCGGCTGAGTTTGCGGAGCTCAAGCTCGAGGCGCTCGCGATGGGATTTCATCATGTCGAGGCGGGGCCGCTGGTGCGCAGTTCGTATCACGCGTGGGAACACGTGAACTGA